Proteins encoded within one genomic window of Aurantiacibacter spongiae:
- a CDS encoding TRAP transporter small permease — MKRGFEDRAADLLARLGAAGLLAMTAVIGWQVFGRFVLDHSPSWSEQTALVLMIWYVFLAAAAGVWERFHIRIEILEQRLSPRGMRNLRIAIHVLIAGFGLVFAIYGTLLAWDVREHVIPSLGISRAFAYLPIPFAGLLMTVFSIGRIRVRLAEKRGVR; from the coding sequence GTGAAGCGGGGGTTCGAGGATCGCGCGGCGGATCTCCTCGCCCGGCTCGGCGCGGCCGGCCTGCTGGCGATGACCGCCGTGATCGGCTGGCAGGTGTTCGGCCGGTTCGTGCTCGATCACAGTCCGTCCTGGTCCGAACAGACCGCGCTGGTGCTGATGATCTGGTACGTCTTTCTGGCGGCCGCTGCCGGCGTGTGGGAGCGGTTCCATATCCGGATCGAGATCCTCGAACAGCGCCTCTCGCCCCGTGGCATGCGCAATCTGCGTATCGCGATCCATGTGCTGATCGCGGGTTTCGGCCTCGTATTCGCGATCTACGGCACCCTGCTGGCGTGGGACGTGCGCGAGCACGTGATCCCCTCGCTCGGGATAAGCCGAGCCTTCGCCTATCTGCCCATACCCTTTGCCGGTCTGCTGATGACGGTGTTCTCCATCGGCCGCATTCGCGTGCGACTGGCCGAAAAGCGAGGGGTGCGCTGA
- a CDS encoding TRAP transporter substrate-binding protein, translated as MSEAVPATLRLGRRAVLGGIAAGGLAGCARVLGHGVLTSSDTHPIGYPTVEGVRRFGELLYSATGGRLDLRIYAGGQLGNERDTLEITSFGGIDFNRVNLAPLNSIEPLTIVAALPFIFSDTAHMRRVVDGPVGDAILASLEPHGLVGLCFYDSGARSFYNTRRPIHRPEDMRGLKLRVPGSDLYIAMVRSLGADAVPMPLDEVYQSLAQGVIDGAENNWPSFENGRHFEVARFYSLTRHLLAPEVFVMSKVKYDALPPADRRAVRLAAKQSVPYMRRLWDAQVEKSRAIVLASGVAVNEVDPAPFAERMTAMWDASLTTPRQRELVERILAQREVAR; from the coding sequence GTGAGCGAAGCGGTTCCCGCGACTTTGCGGCTCGGTCGCCGCGCGGTCCTGGGCGGCATCGCCGCGGGCGGGCTCGCCGGGTGTGCCCGCGTTCTTGGGCACGGCGTGCTGACATCCTCGGACACGCACCCGATCGGCTATCCCACGGTCGAGGGCGTGCGCCGCTTCGGCGAGCTGCTGTATTCTGCGACGGGCGGCCGACTGGACCTGCGCATCTACGCCGGTGGTCAACTGGGTAATGAACGCGACACGCTGGAAATCACCAGTTTCGGCGGGATCGATTTCAACCGGGTCAACCTCGCCCCGCTCAATTCGATCGAGCCGCTCACCATCGTGGCCGCGCTGCCGTTCATCTTCTCGGATACCGCGCACATGCGCCGCGTCGTGGACGGGCCCGTAGGCGACGCAATTCTCGCCTCGCTCGAGCCGCACGGCCTTGTCGGGTTGTGCTTCTACGATTCCGGCGCGCGCAGCTTCTACAACACCCGCCGCCCCATCCATCGGCCCGAAGACATGCGCGGCCTCAAATTGCGGGTACCGGGATCTGATCTCTACATCGCCATGGTCCGTTCGCTCGGCGCCGACGCTGTACCGATGCCGCTCGACGAGGTTTACCAGAGCCTGGCGCAGGGCGTGATCGACGGGGCGGAGAACAACTGGCCCAGTTTCGAGAACGGCCGCCATTTCGAGGTCGCGCGCTTCTACAGCCTGACCCGCCACCTCCTTGCACCCGAAGTCTTCGTCATGTCCAAGGTCAAGTACGACGCTCTGCCTCCCGCGGACAGGCGGGCGGTACGCCTCGCGGCGAAGCAGTCGGTGCCCTACATGCGCCGCTTGTGGGACGCGCAGGTGGAGAAAAGCCGGGCGATCGTGCTCGCCTCGGGCGTCGCGGTGAACGAGGTCGATCCGGCGCCCTTCGCCGAACGGATGACGGCCATGTGGGACGCCTCGCTCACCACGCCGCGTCAGCGCGAACTGGTCGAGCGCATCCTCGCGCAGCGCGAGGTCGCGCGGTGA
- the kduD gene encoding 2-dehydro-3-deoxy-D-gluconate 5-dehydrogenase KduD has translation MANNPFDLTGRTAMVTGANTGIGQGIAVALARAGANLVLVGRSACDETQGLVEKAGRRAALIRADLSSTAPVSGVVEQAVDAFDRVDILVNNAGIIRREDALDFSEEDWDAVMDVNLKVLFFLSQAVARQMTGWAAPYALRGKIVNIASMLTFQGGIRVPSYTASKSGVGGLTKLMANEWAAKGINVNAIAPGYIATNNTAALQADETRNRQIVERIPEGRWGDPADIGGAAVFLASRAADYVQGHILAVDGGWLAR, from the coding sequence ATGGCCAATAATCCGTTCGACCTGACCGGGCGCACCGCGATGGTGACCGGCGCCAATACCGGCATCGGGCAGGGTATTGCCGTCGCTCTCGCCCGCGCGGGTGCGAACCTGGTGCTCGTCGGGCGCAGCGCGTGCGACGAGACACAGGGCCTGGTAGAGAAGGCGGGGCGGCGCGCGGCGCTGATCCGGGCCGACCTGTCGAGCACCGCCCCCGTGTCCGGCGTGGTGGAACAGGCTGTCGACGCCTTCGATCGCGTCGACATCCTCGTCAACAACGCCGGTATCATCCGCCGCGAAGACGCGCTCGACTTTTCCGAGGAGGACTGGGACGCGGTGATGGACGTCAACCTCAAGGTCCTGTTCTTCCTCAGCCAGGCGGTCGCCCGGCAGATGACGGGCTGGGCGGCGCCGTACGCTCTGCGCGGCAAGATCGTCAACATCGCTTCGATGCTCACCTTCCAGGGCGGGATTCGCGTGCCGAGCTACACCGCGAGCAAGAGCGGAGTCGGCGGCCTGACCAAGCTGATGGCGAATGAATGGGCTGCCAAGGGCATCAACGTCAACGCCATCGCGCCCGGCTACATCGCCACCAACAACACCGCCGCCCTGCAGGCCGACGAGACGCGCAACCGGCAGATCGTCGAACGCATCCCGGAAGGGCGCTGGGGCGACCCGGCGGATATCGGTGGCGCCGCCGTCTTTCTCGCCAGCCGGGCGGCCGATTACGTACAGGGCCATATTCTGGCTGTGGACGGAGGCTGGCTGGCGCGCTGA
- a CDS encoding 2-keto-4-pentenoate hydratase: protein MRQGSKNAAGSLPDEHRAISSGLVRARAEGRALPGPPSGLPDTLEAAYRLQDRSIAEWPDTVAGWKVGGVPAAYRERFDERFLAGPIFASSVRHARPGEPTQMPVFADGFAAIEPEFVISLGASAATDRMFIGAEIASSPIPDINDYGPVAVISDFGNNNGLLLGSEIPEWRDRNEPFSVTCTIDGETVGTRVVDDFPAAALESLAFLRRLAERRGYDLPEGTYVSTGAITGVHEALPGARGRCDFGTLGGFDLLLTPVPTT, encoded by the coding sequence ATGCGACAGGGCAGCAAGAATGCGGCGGGCTCTCTGCCGGACGAGCATCGCGCGATCTCGTCCGGTCTGGTCCGGGCAAGGGCGGAGGGTCGTGCCCTGCCCGGACCACCTTCCGGATTGCCGGACACGCTGGAAGCGGCCTATCGTCTGCAGGACCGATCCATAGCCGAATGGCCGGACACGGTCGCCGGATGGAAGGTGGGCGGCGTTCCCGCAGCCTATCGGGAGCGGTTCGACGAACGCTTTCTCGCCGGTCCGATCTTTGCCAGCTCCGTACGGCATGCCCGGCCCGGAGAGCCGACGCAGATGCCCGTGTTCGCCGACGGCTTCGCGGCGATCGAACCAGAATTCGTGATCAGCCTGGGAGCATCTGCGGCCACCGACCGCATGTTCATCGGCGCGGAAATCGCCAGTAGTCCCATTCCCGACATCAACGATTACGGCCCCGTCGCGGTCATCAGCGACTTCGGCAACAATAACGGGCTCCTTCTGGGAAGCGAGATCCCCGAGTGGCGCGACCGCAACGAACCGTTCAGCGTGACCTGCACGATCGACGGGGAGACGGTCGGCACGCGCGTGGTCGATGACTTCCCCGCTGCCGCGCTGGAATCGCTCGCTTTCCTGCGTCGCCTGGCCGAGCGGCGCGGCTATGACCTGCCCGAGGGTACATACGTCTCTACCGGCGCCATCACCGGTGTGCACGAGGCCTTGCCGGGCGCGCGCGGCCGCTGTGATTTCGGGACGCTGGGGGGCTTCGACCTGTTGCTGACGCCTGTGCCGACGACGTGA
- a CDS encoding LacI family DNA-binding transcriptional regulator yields MNGGSKPTINDVAKRAGVSKKTVSRVINKSPLLSDATRERVETVIADLGYVPNPQARALALRRNFIIAVIHDNPNAQFLVNVQKGILDALENSEFGLMVQPVDRTSPTIEDDLRGFFERQRPYGVVLLPPISERDNIAELCREFGCRYVRMGSVKLDAAENTVTSNDREAVQDAVSYLIAKGHSRIALIEGPEGFTSPQERRAGFEQAMIEAGLVVDEALVRPGSYTFESGVAAAESLVTLDPRPTAIFACNDEMAIGAMIAARRSGLRIPEDMSIVGFDDTPLSSHVWPSLTTVRWPIVEMAFAAARKLICPEDAAAEEPWLLPSTLVERSSVVPPAGT; encoded by the coding sequence ATGAACGGGGGCAGCAAACCGACGATCAACGATGTCGCGAAGCGCGCGGGCGTGTCGAAAAAGACCGTCAGCCGGGTCATCAACAAGTCCCCGCTGCTGAGCGACGCGACCCGCGAACGGGTGGAAACCGTCATCGCCGACCTCGGCTACGTGCCAAATCCGCAGGCCAGGGCCCTGGCGCTGCGGCGCAATTTCATCATCGCCGTCATTCATGACAATCCCAACGCGCAGTTCCTGGTGAACGTCCAGAAGGGTATCCTCGATGCGCTGGAGAACAGCGAATTCGGCCTGATGGTGCAGCCGGTCGACCGCACCTCGCCGACGATCGAGGACGATCTGCGCGGCTTCTTCGAACGCCAGCGCCCTTACGGCGTCGTGCTGTTGCCGCCGATATCCGAGCGCGACAACATCGCCGAACTGTGCCGCGAGTTCGGCTGCCGGTACGTGCGGATGGGATCCGTCAAGCTCGACGCGGCTGAAAACACCGTCACCTCGAACGACAGGGAGGCGGTGCAAGATGCGGTCTCCTACCTGATCGCCAAGGGCCATTCCCGCATCGCTCTCATCGAGGGGCCGGAAGGCTTCACCTCTCCGCAGGAACGCCGCGCCGGCTTCGAGCAGGCGATGATCGAAGCCGGCCTGGTGGTGGACGAGGCGCTGGTGCGTCCCGGCAGCTACACGTTCGAATCGGGCGTTGCGGCGGCGGAAAGCCTCGTCACGCTGGACCCGCGACCGACCGCGATCTTCGCCTGCAACGACGAGATGGCCATCGGGGCGATGATCGCGGCGAGGCGCAGCGGGCTGCGCATTCCAGAGGACATGTCCATCGTCGGTTTCGACGATACGCCGCTCTCGAGTCATGTCTGGCCGTCGCTGACGACGGTTCGCTGGCCCATCGTCGAAATGGCTTTCGCCGCGGCCCGCAAGCTGATCTGCCCGGAAGACGCCGCGGCGGAAGAACCCTGGCTGCTCCCGTCCACGCTGGTCGAACGCAGCTCGGTCGTCCCTCCTGCCGGAACCTGA
- a CDS encoding RpiB/LacA/LacB family sugar-phosphate isomerase, producing the protein MKIALINENSQAAKNSIIHEALTSVVEPLGHEVHNYGMYTADDAAQVTYPMVGLLTGILLNSGAADFVVTGCGTGTGSMLAANAMPGVFCGLVIDPTDAFLFAQINDGNAIAMPYAKGFGWAAELNLQDCYRKLFEGESGVGYPRERAEIMAKNRGVLAELKSKTCHDMVTVLKNVDQDLLKAAIAGEKFADQFYANAKDDAISDYLRAL; encoded by the coding sequence ATGAAGATCGCGCTCATCAACGAGAACAGCCAGGCGGCGAAGAACTCGATCATTCACGAGGCGCTGACCTCGGTGGTCGAACCGCTCGGTCACGAGGTTCACAATTACGGCATGTATACCGCCGACGACGCGGCGCAGGTGACCTATCCGATGGTTGGCCTGCTCACCGGCATCCTGCTCAATTCCGGCGCCGCCGATTTCGTGGTGACGGGGTGCGGCACCGGGACCGGGTCGATGCTGGCGGCCAACGCCATGCCGGGTGTGTTCTGCGGTTTGGTGATCGATCCGACCGACGCCTTCCTGTTCGCGCAGATCAACGACGGCAACGCCATCGCCATGCCCTATGCCAAGGGCTTCGGATGGGCGGCGGAGCTTAATCTGCAGGATTGCTACCGCAAGCTGTTCGAAGGCGAGAGCGGTGTCGGCTATCCCCGGGAGCGCGCGGAGATCATGGCGAAGAACCGCGGCGTCCTGGCCGAGCTCAAGTCCAAGACCTGTCACGACATGGTGACCGTGCTGAAGAATGTCGATCAGGACTTGCTCAAGGCGGCCATTGCGGGCGAGAAGTTCGCCGACCAGTTCTACGCCAACGCGAAGGACGACGCGATCAGCGACTATCTGCGAGCGCTTTGA
- a CDS encoding TRAP transporter large permease, with amino-acid sequence MEILVLFAVLLILLAIGVPVAFALFGAALATFAVADIPLIVAVQRMAAGISVFTLMAIPFFIFAGDLMYRAGIAERLVRVADAAFGRVRGGLGLVDVGASMMFGAVSGSAIASASAIGSTMVPLMDEKGYDRDFSVNVTVTAAIVGLLIPPSHNMIIYAAASGIGVSIGDLFLAGIVPGVLTGGLLMLTTWLVARWRNLPRGTFPGWRTFIRAAIYAVPGLFTGVLIMGGILSGIFTPTESSAVAVIYTIVVGTFVYRNLGWRGTWEAAQKSVRTAAMVLFIIAAATAFGFALALLEVPAALAGLIAVITDNPILTLLIINVMLLALGTFMDMAPLIVITTPIFLPVAMATGVDPVHFGIILMLNLGIGLVTPPVGSVLFVGSAVGKVPLSRMVATIWPFYLTLLISLALVTYLPGLSLWLPHAL; translated from the coding sequence ATGGAAATCCTCGTCCTGTTCGCCGTGCTGCTGATCCTTCTCGCCATCGGCGTGCCAGTGGCCTTCGCCCTGTTCGGCGCGGCCCTCGCGACATTCGCCGTCGCCGACATTCCGCTGATCGTGGCGGTGCAGCGCATGGCGGCGGGCATCAGCGTCTTCACCCTGATGGCAATTCCCTTCTTCATCTTCGCCGGCGACCTGATGTACCGGGCCGGAATTGCCGAGCGGCTGGTACGGGTGGCCGATGCTGCCTTCGGGCGGGTCCGCGGCGGACTTGGGCTTGTGGACGTCGGCGCCAGCATGATGTTCGGCGCAGTGTCTGGCTCCGCCATCGCGAGCGCGTCGGCCATCGGATCGACCATGGTGCCGCTCATGGACGAGAAGGGATACGATCGCGACTTCTCGGTCAACGTCACCGTGACCGCGGCGATCGTCGGCCTGCTGATCCCGCCCTCGCATAACATGATCATCTACGCCGCGGCATCGGGCATCGGCGTTTCCATCGGCGATCTCTTCCTGGCCGGTATCGTGCCCGGAGTGCTGACCGGCGGGTTGCTGATGCTGACCACCTGGCTGGTGGCCCGCTGGCGCAACCTGCCGCGCGGCACCTTCCCCGGCTGGCGGACCTTCATTCGCGCGGCGATCTACGCCGTCCCCGGCCTGTTCACCGGCGTGCTCATCATGGGTGGCATCCTGTCGGGCATTTTCACGCCCACGGAAAGCAGCGCGGTGGCGGTGATCTACACCATCGTCGTCGGCACCTTCGTCTATCGCAACCTGGGCTGGCGCGGCACCTGGGAGGCGGCACAGAAATCGGTGCGGACCGCGGCGATGGTGCTGTTCATCATCGCCGCCGCGACCGCCTTCGGCTTTGCCCTCGCCCTGCTGGAAGTGCCTGCCGCACTCGCTGGCCTGATCGCGGTCATAACCGACAATCCGATCCTCACCCTGCTCATCATCAACGTCATGCTGCTGGCGCTGGGCACATTCATGGACATGGCCCCGCTGATCGTGATCACCACCCCGATCTTCCTGCCGGTGGCGATGGCGACCGGGGTGGACCCCGTGCATTTCGGGATCATCCTGATGCTCAATCTCGGCATCGGCCTGGTCACGCCGCCGGTCGGTTCGGTCCTGTTCGTCGGATCAGCGGTCGGCAAGGTGCCCCTGTCGCGCATGGTGGCGACGATCTGGCCCTTCTACCTCACGCTGCTGATCTCGCTGGCTCTGGTGACATATCTTCCCGGCCTCTCGCTCTGGCTACCTCACGCGCTGTAG